From Rhizobium sp. BT03, one genomic window encodes:
- a CDS encoding TetR/AcrR family transcriptional regulator: protein MAAEKKLTRAEQKALRPIQILDAAFEEFVKCGFAGTRVEDIADRVGVTKGTVYVYFETKEKLFEAMINHFSVPFQELVAIADRLSGSATDRLTSILGLFYDQIPEDRATRELTRLVISEGQRFPDLIDRHHDQFIAPVIAKIDALILEGVASGEFRPIPVEFSEIVVAPILTTTVLRLIFDDRRVPTPNKEAFLRTYFDLLFNGLLAKPH from the coding sequence ATGGCAGCTGAGAAGAAGCTCACACGCGCGGAACAGAAAGCGCTGCGGCCCATCCAGATTCTGGATGCCGCCTTCGAGGAGTTCGTCAAATGCGGTTTTGCCGGCACGCGTGTCGAAGACATCGCCGACAGAGTCGGCGTCACCAAGGGAACGGTCTACGTCTACTTCGAGACGAAGGAAAAGCTATTCGAAGCCATGATCAACCATTTCTCGGTGCCGTTTCAGGAACTGGTCGCGATCGCCGATCGGCTGAGCGGCAGCGCTACCGACAGGCTGACGTCCATTCTCGGCCTCTTCTACGACCAAATTCCCGAGGACCGCGCGACGCGCGAATTGACGCGGCTGGTCATCTCGGAAGGGCAGCGTTTCCCCGACCTGATCGATCGCCACCATGATCAGTTCATTGCGCCTGTTATCGCCAAGATCGACGCTCTCATCCTGGAGGGCGTGGCCTCGGGGGAGTTTCGTCCAATCCCGGTGGAATTTTCCGAGATCGTGGTCGCACCCATCCTGACGACGACGGTTCTGCGGCTGATATTCGACGACCGCCGCGTGCCCACTCCCAACAAGGAGGCCTTCCTGCGGACCTATTTCGACCTGCTGTTCAACGGCCTGCTCGCCAAGCCTCACTGA
- a CDS encoding efflux RND transporter periplasmic adaptor subunit, protein MRTILIATAIVCAIGLGSCSDSSGPTEPTPRQVGVVVAKSEPLARGGALTGEVRARIQTDLSFRVSGKIVERLVEVGQSVKAGQVLARIDPEEQKADLDVAAANLQSAEAQQTQAQLAFDRQQSLFRTQVTTRAALDQAQEALLTAQASAKSAQALLETAQDTLSYTELKADADGVITARNAEVGQVAQAAQVVFTLAHDGGRDAVFEVVESAFLRPIDGDGTVALLSDPTQKITAKVREISPTIDSSTGTVKVKVAISSDAPIPLGAPVVGRFTYVAQDVIQLPWSAMTSKDGKPAVWIVDPASLAVSVRAVDVAGYETGSFIVKSGVSAGETVVTDGTKFLRPGEIVSYVKEASK, encoded by the coding sequence ATGAGAACCATTCTGATCGCCACTGCGATCGTATGCGCCATCGGTCTCGGATCATGCAGCGATTCGAGCGGCCCGACAGAGCCGACCCCGCGGCAGGTCGGCGTCGTCGTGGCCAAGTCCGAGCCGCTGGCCCGGGGCGGCGCGCTCACCGGAGAAGTCCGGGCCCGTATCCAGACCGATCTGTCCTTCCGCGTCAGCGGCAAGATCGTCGAGCGGCTGGTGGAGGTCGGGCAGTCCGTGAAGGCGGGACAGGTCCTGGCGCGCATCGATCCGGAAGAGCAGAAAGCCGACCTCGACGTCGCCGCCGCCAATCTTCAGTCCGCGGAGGCGCAGCAAACCCAGGCGCAGCTCGCATTCGACCGCCAGCAGAGCCTGTTTCGAACGCAGGTGACGACGCGGGCCGCGCTCGATCAGGCGCAGGAAGCGCTTTTGACAGCCCAGGCATCGGCGAAGTCGGCGCAGGCGCTGCTGGAAACCGCTCAGGACACCCTCTCCTACACGGAGCTGAAGGCGGACGCCGATGGGGTGATCACCGCCCGTAATGCGGAGGTCGGGCAGGTGGCGCAGGCGGCGCAGGTCGTCTTCACCCTTGCCCATGACGGCGGCCGGGACGCCGTCTTCGAGGTGGTCGAAAGCGCGTTCCTGCGCCCGATCGACGGCGACGGGACCGTCGCCCTCCTGTCGGACCCGACGCAAAAGATCACGGCGAAGGTTCGCGAGATTTCGCCGACGATCGATTCCTCCACCGGCACCGTCAAGGTCAAGGTCGCGATCTCGAGCGACGCTCCGATTCCGCTGGGCGCTCCCGTCGTCGGGCGGTTCACCTACGTCGCGCAGGACGTCATCCAGCTGCCCTGGTCGGCCATGACCTCCAAGGATGGCAAACCAGCCGTCTGGATCGTCGATCCCGCATCGTTGGCAGTTTCGGTCAGGGCGGTCGACGTTGCCGGTTACGAGACCGGCAGCTTTATCGTGAAATCGGGCGTCTCCGCAGGAGAGACCGTGGTGACCGACGGGACCAAGTTCCTCAGGCCCGGTGAAATCGTGTCTTATGTCAAGGAAGCTTCCAAGTGA